The window TGCGCCGGTACTCGCGGCTGAACTGCGACGGGCTGTCGTACCCGACTGCGTGTCCAATCGCAGCCACGTCGTGCGACGCCGCGATGAGTTGAATGCGGGCCCTCTGGAGTCGGAGTTGCTTCTGGTACTGCAGCGGACTCATGGCGGTCACCGCACGGAAGTGCCGGTTGAGCGAGGAGACGCTCATGCCGACTTCGCGGGCGAGGTCCTCGATGCGGATCACCTGGTCATAGTGATTCTTGATCCACTCGGTCGCGCGGGCGACGAGGGTCATGCGGCTGTCGGCCAGGCCGATCTGCCTGACCAGGGCCGCCTGGGGCCCGTTCAGCAGTCGCCAGTGGATCTCGCGTCGCACGCCGGGCGCCAATACCGGAATGTCACGTGGCTCGTCCAGCAGGCGCAGCAGCCGGACGACAGCGTCGAGCAGCTTGTCGTCGGCGTTGCTGGTCGCGATGCCCGGTCCGTCATGAGAGGGGACGTCGGCGGGGCCGGCTTCCACCAGCAGTTGCGCGACGACCGCGGGTTGCAACGGAAGCCCGAACGCGAGAAACGGCTCGGCGGGCGTGGCGTCGGTGATCTGTGAGGTCAGGGGAAGGTCGACAGTCGCGACGAGATACTGGCCCGAGTGGTAGTCGAAGACTCGGTCATTGAGGACCGAGCGCTTCGCCCCCTGGGCCACCAGGGCGATCATGGGTTCGGTGACCGTGCCCAGCGGTTCGGTCACGTGCTCGGTCGAGAACACCGTCATTCCCTCGACCCGCACCGGGCGTGGACTGCCTGCGGCAAGCCGCGCGATCCGGTTGCGAACTTCGTCCAGGTGATGCACCACACCAGTGGACCATGGAATTGTGCGCGAGGCCAACATGATCCGGGCAAGGTTGAGCGGATTGTGCAACGATCCGCGCGCATCGGTCTAGGAGATCGCCAGGCGGCGGGGTCGAATGGAGGGGCACCGGGATGGCCTCCACGGCGTCCCCGAACATCGTTCCGCCAGGGAGTTCCACCATGTCGCTCGATTCCTACGTCACGCTCGGCCGCTCGGGTCTGCGCGTCAGCCCCTTCACGCTGGGCACGATGACCTTCGGTGAGGATCACGGGTGGGGCAGCAGCCCACAGGAGTCCGCGAACATCCTGGCTGCCTATCTGGGCCGGGGCGGCAACTCGATCGACACCGCCAACATCTACACCAACGGCCACTCCGAGAAGATCATCGGCGACTACTTCGCGAGCCGGTCCGCGCTGCGCGACCGGGTCGTGATCGGGACGAAGTTCTTCGGCAACCTGTACGAGAACGACCCCAACGGCGGCGGACCCGGCCGGAAGGCGATCGTGCAACAGATGGAGAACTCGCTGCGGCGTCTGCAGACCGACTACGTCGACATCTACTGGCTGCACAATTTCGACCCGACCACGCCGGTCGAGGAGACGCTCCGCGCACTGGATGACCTGATCCGCGACGGGAAGGTCCGTTACGTCGGATTCTCCGACGTGCCGGCGTGGGCTGCTGCCGAGG is drawn from Streptomyces sp. NBC_01717 and contains these coding sequences:
- a CDS encoding AraC family transcriptional regulator, translating into MTVFSTEHVTEPLGTVTEPMIALVAQGAKRSVLNDRVFDYHSGQYLVATVDLPLTSQITDATPAEPFLAFGLPLQPAVVAQLLVEAGPADVPSHDGPGIATSNADDKLLDAVVRLLRLLDEPRDIPVLAPGVRREIHWRLLNGPQAALVRQIGLADSRMTLVARATEWIKNHYDQVIRIEDLAREVGMSVSSLNRHFRAVTAMSPLQYQKQLRLQRARIQLIAASHDVAAIGHAVGYDSPSQFSREYRRMFGAPPGQDAARLQTAVIVQE